The Sphingopyxis sp. CCNWLW2 genome contains the following window.
TCCTCTCCCGGCCGATGCGGTGGCTCTGCGCCGCGGCCCTGTTCCTTTCGCTCATGGGCATGGCGGTCCTGACCGCCAGCATGCAGGGGATCGGGATCTTCGCCATCGACCCGGCAATGGTCGTCGCGCTCGTGGGCGAGACCGATGTCGGCGTCGCCTGGCTCGTGCGCATGGCAGCCCTGCTTGTCACCGCGGTCGCCGCTTTCCGTATCGCCCGCAGCCCGGTCGCGGCGACAATGATCGTCGCCGTCGCCGGAGCCGTCGCGCTGGCGACGCTGGGCTGGTCGGGCCATGCCGGCGCGAGCGAAGGCACCGCCGGATGGATTCACCGGGCAAGCGACGCGCTCCATATGATTGCCGCCGCGATCTGGTTGGGCGCGATTACCGGCTTCCTCCTGATGCTCCGTCCGGGCGAACCGGTCGCAAAAGACCGTCTCGCGATGACGGCCCGAAGCCTCGACCGGTTCGCGCCGGTGGGGACATTGTGCGTGCTCCTGATCGCGGCGACCGGACTGGTGAACGGCCAGATGATCGTCGGGGCCGCGAATATCGGGCGGTCGATCGCCTCGCCCTATGGTCAGCTTCTCGCGATAAAGCTCTTCCTGTTCGCCGCGATGCTGGCGCTCGCCGCCGCCAACCGCTGGCGCCTCACCCCCGCGCTCGCGCGAGCATTGGACGAGCCCGATACCGATCCTGCCAGCGCCGCGCGCGCGATGCGCCGCAGCCTGATCCTCGAAGCCTTGGCAGGTCTCGCGATCCTCGCGCTCGTCGCATGGTTCGGCATGCTGGAGCCCTTCAACCCCGCGTGACCGGCACCCGATCGGCAGACTTGACCCTGTAGTAGCTACAGGGTGCATAAGGGCAGCGAATCGAGCGGAGGGATAATCGCATGAGCATGTCGAACCGTCGGGACGCGGCCGCGCTGATCGCGGTCGAGATGACGCAATATCGTGCCGCTCGCCGCGACGGCGACCATCCTGCCGCCTGGAACGCCATCGGACGCGCGCACATCGTCGCGCAGCCCTTCTTCGCACTTCACCTGTCTGCGCACTGGCACATGCTCGGTTTTGCGATTGTCCTTCGCGACGGGCGCGAGGTGGCCGGCCAGCTGCTGCGGCTTGCCCTCGTCCCGCTGGGATCGCTGACCGGCAGGCTGCCCATCGGCAATACCGGCCGCGCCCGGATCAGCGCCTTCCTGCCAATGCCGGTGCCGCCCGATCTCGCCAAGATGATTTCGCCACACGACAAACCGGTTTCGCGCTGATAAGGGAACGGCCATGCCGAATGCGTTCATGCGAC
Protein-coding sequences here:
- the copD gene encoding copper homeostasis membrane protein CopD; this encodes MADLLLMGVRFALFAVLMLIAGLAAFPLHALEPGERQDPELGSILSRPMRWLCAAALFLSLMGMAVLTASMQGIGIFAIDPAMVVALVGETDVGVAWLVRMAALLVTAVAAFRIARSPVAATMIVAVAGAVALATLGWSGHAGASEGTAGWIHRASDALHMIAAAIWLGAITGFLLMLRPGEPVAKDRLAMTARSLDRFAPVGTLCVLLIAATGLVNGQMIVGAANIGRSIASPYGQLLAIKLFLFAAMLALAAANRWRLTPALARALDEPDTDPASAARAMRRSLILEALAGLAILALVAWFGMLEPFNPA
- a CDS encoding DUF3703 domain-containing protein — encoded protein: MSMSNRRDAAALIAVEMTQYRAARRDGDHPAAWNAIGRAHIVAQPFFALHLSAHWHMLGFAIVLRDGREVAGQLLRLALVPLGSLTGRLPIGNTGRARISAFLPMPVPPDLAKMISPHDKPVSR